The Musa acuminata AAA Group cultivar baxijiao chromosome BXJ2-5, Cavendish_Baxijiao_AAA, whole genome shotgun sequence genomic interval taagaggaaggattttcctcaacagaatagaggattttccttaacagaatagataagatttccttatatagtggggaaatcttatcttctatcatgcccccgcaagatggtgctcctgacaagaatatcaatcttggatcggtaagaaagaggcttcgtgagtaagataagtgtagatcgctgctgctgttgctgcgattgctgttgctgtgatggcacaagcgttcccttcattctccttaagtctgccgaatgttgacagatcagcgaagactaccgcggtgaggaagatgaggattgaccacggagcctcttaggaatgcaacggcgttggtcgctggccgaagggtgaagcttcacttttctcagcgacatTGGTCGcttgccgaaggcaagagcgaagcttcgcttttctcaacgacattggtcgtggttgcgattacgacggctgcgacggtagagaagaaatctacaacaatgttgcggtgatgctactacagcaaaggaggaaactgcaacagagaaGGAAGCTGTAGTAGAAGAGGAAACTGtagcaaaagagaaaagaaaatagctacaacgacgAAGAAATGTGGGGCAGTGCTcatgagcagcactagagatgtcgtagcggaagggaacggacgttggcgcagagtggcaacaccaatgatgaattggtaACATGTTCCTTTCCTATTTATAggattaagagggaggattttcctcaacagaatagaggattttcctcaacagaatagataagattttcttatatagtagggaaatcttatcttctatcagaatGTGCCAGCCAGTCGAAAAATAAAATTGGTTGATGACATAAGACAGACAAATAAAACTTCACATGATGATAAAAGGTGAAGGAGGCTCACAATTAATACTATAAGTTGAAGAAATATATTACACAAGACAGCTCTATTGGTGGGCACAACAGCCATTAAGGATACCCTTATAATATTATTAACTTGGAGCTTATAGAAAGTATACTTAAGAATACATTTACCTTCCAAGGCTTCTATTCTTAATGAATCTATAAATCACCCTCAATACGTTAGTTTGGTATAGCTAACAAAGTCTTATTGCCTATTCAACactttcatattatatatatatattccctttTGGTTTAAGATATCCAATAGAATATTGTAGTTCATATATATCAgatataatttacattattttcttGCAGGCTTAGAAATAAAAAAGCAAAACTATATAGAACGAGGATTAATAATTTTAGGTAATGTTggatctttttctctctctttagcGGCTAAGAACCCTAGAGAGGTACACTGTGGAGCACCAGAGTCTCAATGGACAGCCCAGGTCCAAAGGCGCAGAGGAATCCCCACTCGAGCCCGTCGCCGGTGGTTGTCCGCTCCTCGACCGTCGACCGCTTCCTGACGTCGTCCATGACGAAGAGAACGGTGGCGCCCATCATGTTCCCGTACTCGCTGAACACATGTCTCGAGGAGCGGAGCTTCCCCTTCTGGAGCGCCAGCTTGGCCTCGATGGCGTCCATGATCCCCCAGTTCCCCGGGTGCGAAACCCAGAAGACCTCGTTCCAGTCAGTGATGCCCAGGGGCTTGAATGCCTCTTGGAGGCAGTTCTCTAGGTTGTTGGCGATGAGCATGGGAAGCTGGCGCATGAAATGGAAGGTGAGGCCGACCTGCTTGAGTTGCCCTCCCACGGCCATGTCGCTCTCCGGCACCGTCACTTCCGCAGCAGACATGATCTCGAAGATGGGCTTCTCGACGCCTTGGATTGGATCCGCGCCGACAATGACCGCTGCTGCTCCGTCGGCAAACGCGACCTGGCCTGCCAGGCTCTGGATGTCGCGCTCGTCCGGTCCTCGGAAGATGAGGGTGTTGACCTCGCAGGCGACCAGGAGCACGCGGGCGTCCCTGTTGTTCTCCGCGATGTCTTTGGCGATGCGAAGCATCTGAGCACCCATGTGGCAGGCCTGGCTGTAGAGCATGATGCGGTTGACAGTCAGCGGGAGGCCGAGGAGCTTGATGAGGCGGTAGTCGGCGCCGGGCATGTCGATGCCGCTAGTGGAGCAGAAGAGCAAGTGGGTGATCTCCGACTTGTCGCGGCCCCACTCTTTGATGGCCTTGGCGGCGGCTTCCTTGGCGAGCCTCGGCACCTCTTCCACCACGATGTCCTGCCGCTCGTCGAAGGAGGTCCCCATATAAGAGCACATCCCTGGTTTCTCTCTGAGGATCTCCTCCGTGAGCAGCATGTAACGCCTCTTGATCATGGTCCTGTCACCTTCACACACAGAACAAGCAACACTTTCATTCCCTGTCACACTCTTCATAGAAGAATAATCAGATGACTCACAGATACGCTGGAACTTCTGCTTGAGCTCCTGCATGTGCTCCGAGTTGGTCACCCGGAAGTAGAAGTCCGCGTAAGAGCTCTGCTCGTAAAGGTTGGGGGGATTGGCGGTGCCGATGGCCATGATGGTGGCCGGACCTTCAGATCTTGTGGTCTTGCGGGAGGCGTGGATGGCGGCCATTGTTGCAGGTCGTAGAAGAGAAGGTTACAGGATCGCTAAGGGTGATGAGTGGCAAGAGCACGTCCTTGGGCGGCTTATATAGCGTCTCCCTCTACCACCATGCTCCAGATCATGCTCTTGGATAGTAGAAGAGACAGCAATGTCGCATCATAAGAGATTGCATTGAACTCACCTACCATCGACTGGTAAATTAATAGATTGAACCCCAGTCTGGTACGCCTTTGATCGATCGACCTCATGCATTCAACACACTCCAAGTGCCGTTGGTCATCCACTACTTCGGCTTGTCTTTATTAAGTAAGACCGATTCACTCAACTGCTGCCTGATGCTGACCAGCACACACGACATATTGGAATTTTGCGCAGCACAAGGGTTGTTGGAGTTGAAAGCTTTACCAAACTCCGGTCACCAACTTCCCCTGCCACCTACTGCGTCAGAAGTATAACCAAAGCGGAACAAAATGTCTGCCTGCTTGTGAAGCTATACATCGAGTAACTTGTTGAAAAATCTCTAAAAAGACGTGGATATCGAAAAATCATAGAGGAGTGATTACACAGAAGAATAGAGAAGTTTCAAAGCTAAAACTCAAATGATAACTCATAGATTATCTGAGTCTTTTTAACTCTACCTCATGTCTTCttctaattaaaaataaactCAAATTTTAACTCCGCCTACATAGAATCTCCCATCTTAACTAAGACTTTTAAACcaaaatcatatttaatttaaCATTTCAGATTCTCATGTATAAAACGTCAAATAGATTCACTTTTTTGAAGAAAAACGTGATGGAAAGAAACACGCTAATGATGATCGAGAATGTAGACTTTCTTAAGTGGTTCATTGCCAGAAGAAACGGGAACGTTTAGCCTAAAAAAAAGAACGGGGAATAGATGCATATCCTCACCGATTGCCTCTTCCAATTTACGCGTTACGTGTTTATGTTATACGGTCAATGCTTGCAATTATCTGGCATTGAAATTCTAAATTATAACATTACCAAAATAATTTCCTTTCACATCAGATCAACTAGTCAAACTCGCACAAGTTTAATAGAATAAAAATTTGTCGCTGTGTATTGCTGTTGGTGGATGCAAACGTCAAGGAACTACAGAAAGGACTTCT includes:
- the LOC135613210 gene encoding curcumin synthase 2-like, which codes for MAAIHASRKTTRSEGPATIMAIGTANPPNLYEQSSYADFYFRVTNSEHMQELKQKFQRICDRTMIKRRYMLLTEEILREKPGMCSYMGTSFDERQDIVVEEVPRLAKEAAAKAIKEWGRDKSEITHLLFCSTSGIDMPGADYRLIKLLGLPLTVNRIMLYSQACHMGAQMLRIAKDIAENNRDARVLLVACEVNTLIFRGPDERDIQSLAGQVAFADGAAAVIVGADPIQGVEKPIFEIMSAAEVTVPESDMAVGGQLKQVGLTFHFMRQLPMLIANNLENCLQEAFKPLGITDWNEVFWVSHPGNWGIMDAIEAKLALQKGKLRSSRHVFSEYGNMMGATVLFVMDDVRKRSTVEERTTTGDGLEWGFLCAFGPGLSIETLVLHSVPL